Below is a genomic region from Macaca thibetana thibetana isolate TM-01 chromosome 1, ASM2454274v1, whole genome shotgun sequence.
GAAACGTCACTTTTTCCCCTAAGGGTCTTTACAGCAAATTAAGGATCTGCAGCCCTGCCCGCTGCCCGGGAACAGGGGGGTTCGGGCACAAGCCGGGCGCTGGCAGAGAGTCTGTTGCTGCCACCAGCATGAAGCCAAGCCCCGGGCCTCGGGTCCCGCCCTGGTCTACACGGGAGGGGCACAGCCGGGGGCGCGGTCACCTTCGTGCCCGGACACCGTCCCCCAGCCGGCTCCGGCTGCCCCGGGGGCACCTCTCTGGGGCTCCTGGCCCTGCGCCCCATCCCATCACTGCCGGGCGGAGGGCGGGACGTACCTGCGGGCGGCCTAGGGCGGCCGTCAGACCCAGCGCTGTGGCCCCCGCGCCATCCCGAGCATCCACCCGCGCCCCGCGCGCCAGGAGGAAGCGCAGCGCCGCCCCGCGCCCCGCCGCGGCCGCCACGAGCAGGGCGCCGTCCAGGCCCGCGCCGCCGGCCGCCAGCAGCTCCAGCACCGCCAGCCGCCCGCCCGCGGCCGCCCAGTGCGCCGCCGTCCAGCCGCGCGCGTCCTCTGCCTCCGCCGCCGCGGGTCCCGGGCTTGGAGCCTCCAGCAGGCGCGCGGCTAGCAGCGTGCGGCCCAGGGCGGCTGCCCAGTGCAGCGGCGTGAGGCCCGTTCCGGAGCGCGCCGCCGCCGAGGCCCCGCGCTGCAGCAGCAATTCGGCCACCCGCGAGTGCCCGTGCCAGGCGGCCTCGTGCAGCGCCGTGCGCCCCGCCCGGTCCACCGCGCCCACCGGGGCCCCTCGCTGCAGCAGGAGACGCACCAGGGGCGCGTGGCCCCGCAGCACAGCCAGGTGGAGCGGGGTCCGGCCTGCGTGGTCCCTGAGGAGGGGGAAAGGGCGTCGGCGCGGGGATGGACCACTGACCAGAACCCCGCCCAGCCCCACCCCGTCCTGCCGCCCACCCAGCACTGGAACCCCCGTCCTACCCCAACCAGAGAACGGACCCCTTCACCCCCCAGCCCAGGTGCACCTCTCCTCCACGCTGGCCCCTTGCCGCAGCAGCTGCATCACCAGGCCTATAGGGCCCCTCCACACGGCCCGGAGTAGGTGCCCCCAGCCCTGGAAGACACTAGGCTCCTCTGTCCTGGTTCCCAGGGCCTCTTTGGAGTCCAGCTCCATCCACTGCAgttcctgttcctcctcctcctctctgggctCAGGCCTCTGGGAGTCCATCTGGGGGAGCAGGGATCCTGCATCCACCGTGGAGGCCTCTGGCCTGCCCCCAGCCCAGTGTCCCGGGCCAACCTGGAGCCCCCCATTCCAGTTACCACTTAGCCTTCAGACGGATTTGGCTCCAGTTACCTAAGGGAGCTGGCCCAGGAGCTTTCTGGTCTGGCTGGGGGTCCTCTGCAGATGGGTTCTGGCCCAGGCTCAGCCTGCTGACCTTCTTCACAAAGTGCCTTCTGCaggctttggggtggagagtgcGCTGCTGAAAGGCGGCAGCGTCAGCCTTGCAGGGGGTGGGAGAACACAGCTGGTCCCCTGGGCCAGGCTGAGAACACCTGAAGCTGTTTACTCAGCCACTTAGGAAGGCCCTGCCTTCAGGCACAGCCCCTGCCCAACACGCTCCTCCCCTGTGGCTGCCAGGGCCCCAGCTCGGCTGCCCTCCTGGGGAACAAAGGCCAGGGTGGTTGGGCAGGACAAGCAGGAACATGCCTGTGGATGAAAGTTGCTCAGATGCCACCTCCCCCAGGAAGCACAGCCTTGGATGTGCCCTGACATGCCCCTGGAAGGCCTCACAGGCCTCTCCATGGTGCCCACCCTCGGGCAGCCCCCTCACCCTCACTCCTCTCCGTGCTGGCTAAGCCCACTCAGGGGTGGGTGCCGGCCCCCCCTCCCGATTCCAGGCTGGGGAGGAGAGCAGGGCGAGGTTCTGGCCTTCCTTTCTGTAAATGCTGGACAGGACAAAAGATTCACCAAGGACTCCAGGCAGGTGGCCTGGAGAAGAGGGTGGCACTGGCGTGGTAGGGATGAAAACCCTCTGGGGACTGGTTGGGGCAAGTCTGGAGCCAGGGAAGGGACAGATGCTGGGgcaggtgggggcggggggcaggagGGAGTGTGGGGAGAATTCCTGCTAGGGCACGTCTGCATGTGGAAAAGCAGCTCTGCTCAAACAAGGCCTGGGGCAGCGGGATTCTGGGGGCCTGGCACAGGGTAGGTGGGGCTGGTGCTGAGGGCATCTTCCTGTCTCCCAGTACCTCGGGCCAGACAGAAGGGATCATGGCTTTTTGGGATGGCTGCAGCAGCCTGGCCCCTCCAGCAGCTGCACGGGAAAGGTGATGGGGGCTACccattcccacctcagcccccttcagcctcccaggtcccCAAGGACAGGGTCTCCAGAGGGCCCAGGCCTGGCCTCCCCCACTCCCTAGAGGACTGCCTCTCCAAGGGCCCAAAGGGTCTCCAAACAAGGGACCACCCACCCAGCCACACAGACCCTGCCCTGCAAACCTCATCAGGCTACTCATCGGTCACCTTCCCAGAGCCTGACCACTGATGGATCTGACGCAACGTGCATCTCTAACcgttttaatttttagcatttATCACTATGGGAaagtatgtgtttattttatttaaatgtcgGCCTTCCTCTTCTCGAAGGAACGCTCTGTGAGGCTGACCAGGAAAGATGTGAGGAGCTCTGGGGGCTGGGTGGAAAGTCCCATACTCATCAGGGCCAGGGAGGCCCCAGAAACTGCC
It encodes:
- the ANKRD65 gene encoding ankyrin repeat domain-containing protein 65 isoform X1; translation: MDSQRPEPREEEEEQELQWMELDSKEALGTRTEEPSVFQGWGHLLRAVWRGPIGLVMQLLRQGASVEERR
- the ANKRD65 gene encoding ankyrin repeat domain-containing protein 65 isoform X2 encodes the protein MDSQRPEPREEEEEQELQWMELDSKEALGTRTEEPSVFQGWGHLLRAVWRGPIGLVMQLLRQGASVEERDHAGRTPLHLAVLRGHAPLVRLLLQRGAPVGAVDRAGRTALHEAAWHGHSRVAELLLQRGASAAARSGTGLTPLHWAAALGRTLLAARLLEAPSPGPAAAEAEDARGWTAAHWAAAGGRLAVLELLAAGGAGLDGALLVAAAAGRGAALRFLLARGARVDARDGAGATALGLTAALGRPQDIEVLLGHGADPAIRDRHGRSALHRAAARGHLPTVQLLVTQGAKVDARDTLGFTPLHHASREGHAEVASCLLDRGAQVDATGWLRKTPLHLAAERGHGPTVALLLSRGASPTLRTQWAEVAQMPEGGWPQVLPELGGGQEYEGTEPTG